One genomic region from Ovis canadensis isolate MfBH-ARS-UI-01 breed Bighorn chromosome 24, ARS-UI_OviCan_v2, whole genome shotgun sequence encodes:
- the SH2B2 gene encoding SH2B adapter protein 2 isoform X4 produces MSHLPGCPHTAEKGGCTQSQGSGSGWALRSRGGELTHRLLSPAASGGCDGTRAMNGAAPVPVPVPVPVPDWRQFCELHAQAAAVDFAHKFCRFLRDNPAYDTPDAGASFSRHFAANFLDVFSEEVRRVLVAGPAPPRGAAEPADAMEPGPAGPPALKAAPYGHSRSSEDVSATAAAKARVRKGFSLRNMSLCVVDGVRDMWHRRASPEPDAAPRAAEPPAEPRDKWMRRLRLSRTLAAKVELVDIQREGALRFMVADDAASGPGGAAQWQKCRLLLRRAVAGERFRLEFFVPPKASRPKVSIPLSAIIEVRTTMPLEMPEKDNTFVLKVENGAEYILETIDSLQKHSWVADIQGCVDPGDSEEDAEPSCARGGCLASRVASCSCELLTEVDLPRPPETTAAVVTAPHSRAQEAVGESLVHVPLETFLDTLESPGGSGSNNTEEAAEPEAQAEAELELSDYPWFHGTLSRVKAAQLVLAGGPRNHGLFVIRQSETRPGEYVLTFNFQGKAKHLRLSLNGHGQCHVQHLWFQSVLDMLRHFHTHPIPLESGGSADITLRSYVRAQGPPPDPGPSPSAAPPPPACWSEPAGQHYFSSLAAAACPPASPSEAGGASSSSASSSSAASVPGAPRPPAEGPLSARSRSNSAERLLEAAGGGAEEPPEAGPGEGARGHTRAVENQYSFY; encoded by the exons ATGTCCCACCTCCCCGGTTGTCCTCACACTGCTGAGAAAGGCGGCTGCACACAGTCCCAGGGAAGCGGGAGCGGGTGGGCGCTCCGATCCAGGGGTGGGGAGTTGACTCACCGGCTGCTCTCGCCCGCAGCCTCCGGGGGCTGCGATGGGACGAGAGCCATGAATGGTGCCGCCCCGGTCCCGGTCCCGGTCCCGGTGCCAGTCCCGGACTGGCGGCAGTTCTGCGAGCTGCACGCGCAGGCGGCCGCCGTGGACTTCGCGCACAAGTTCTGCCGCTTCCTGCGGGACAACCCAGCCTACGACACGCCCGACGCCGGCGCCTCCTTCTCCCGCCACTTCGCCGCCAACTTCCTGGACGTGTTCAGCGAGGAGGTGCGCCGCGTGCTGGTGGCCGGGCCGGCGCCGCCGCGAGGGGCGGCTGAGCCCGCGGACGCCATGGAGCCCGGGCCCGCGGGGCCCCCGGCGCTCAAGGCCGCGCCCTACGGCCACTCGCGCAGCTCGGAGGACGTGTCGGCGACCGCGGCGGCCAAGGCCCGCGTCCGCAAGGGCTTCTCGCTGCGCAACATGAGCCTGTGCGTGGTGGACGGCGTGCGCGACATGTGGCACCGGCGCGCCTCCCCCGAGCCCGACGCCGCCCCGCGCGCCGCCGAGCCCCCGGCCGAGCCGCGCGACAAGTGGATGCGGCGCCTGCGGCTGTCGCGGACGCTGGCAGCCAAGGTGGAGCTGGTGGACATCCAGCGCGAGGGCGCGCTGCGCTTCATGGTGGCCGACGACGCGGCCTCGGGCCCCGGGGGCGCCGCCCAGTGGCAGAAGTGTCGCCTGCTCCTGCGCAGGGCCGTGGCGGGCGAGCGCTTCCGCCTGGAGTTCTTCGTGCCGCCCAAG GCCTCCAGGCCCAAAGTCAGCATCCCCCTGTCGGCCATCATCGAGGTCCGTACCACCATGCCCCTGGAGATGCCGGAGAAGGACAACACATTCGTGCTCAAG GTGGAGAATGGAGCAGAGTACATCCTGGAGACCATCGACTCCCTGCAGAAGCACTCGTGGGTGGCTGACATCCAGGGCTGCGTAGACCCCGG GGACAGCGAGGAAGACGCGGAGCCGTCCTGTGCCCGGGGAGGCTGTCTGGCCAGCCGCGTGGCCTCCTGCAGCTGTGAGCTCCTGACGGAGG TGGACCTGCCCCGGCCCCCAGAGACAACGGCAGCCGTGGTGACAGCCCCACACAGCCGCGCTCAAGAGGCCGTCGGCGAATCCCTGGTCCACGTCCCGCTGGAGACCTTCCTGGATACCCTGGAGTCCCCAGGCGGCAGCGGCAGCAACAACACAG AGGAGGCAGCAGAGCCAGAGGCCCAGGCCGAGGCTGAGCTGGAGCTCTCCGACTACCCCTGGTTCCATGGGACGCTGTCGCGGGTCAAGGCGGCTCAGCTGGTGCTGGCGGGCGGGCCCCGGAACCATGGCCTCTTCGTGATCCGCCAGAGTGAGACCCGGCCCGGGGAGTATGTGCTGACCTTCAACTTCCAGGGCAAGGCCAAG CACCTACGCCTGTCCTTGAACGGCCACGGGCAGTGCCACGTGCAGCACCTGTGGTTCCAGTCTGTGCTCGACATGCTCCGCCACTTCCACACCCACCCCATCCCGCTGGAGTCCGGGGGCTCTGCCGACATCACCCTACGCAGTTATGTGCGGGCCCAGGGCCCCCCACCCG ACCCGGGACCCTCGCCCAGTgccgcgcccccgccccccgcctgcTGGAGCGAGCCGGCCGGCCAGCACTACTTCTCCAGCCTCGCCGCGGCTGCCTGCCCTCCCGCCTCGCCCTCGGAGGCCGGCGGCGCCTCGTCCTCGTCCGCCTCGTCGTCTTCGGCCGCGTCGGTGCCCGGCGCCCCTCGCCCCCCCGCCGAGGGCCCGCTGAGCGCCCGCAGCCGCAGCAACAGCGCCGAGCGCCTGCTGGAGGCGGCGGGCGGGGGAGCTGAAGAGCCCCCCGAGGCCGGGCCAGGCGAGGGCGCCCGGGGCCACACTCGCGCCGTGGAGAACCAGTACTCCTTCTACTAG
- the SH2B2 gene encoding SH2B adapter protein 2 isoform X7: protein MNGAAPVPVPVPVPVPDWRQFCELHAQAAAVDFAHKFCRFLRDNPAYDTPDAGASFSRHFAANFLDVFSEEVRRVLVAGPAPPRGAAEPADAMEPGPAGPPALKAAPYGHSRSSEDVSATAAAKARVRKGFSLRNMSLCVVDGVRDMWHRRASPEPDAAPRAAEPPAEPRDKWMRRLRLSRTLAAKVELVDIQREGALRFMVADDAASGPGGAAQWQKCRLLLRRAVAGERFRLEFFVPPKASRPKVSIPLSAIIEVRTTMPLEMPEKDNTFVLKVENGAEYILETIDSLQKHSWVADIQGCVDPGDSEEDAEPSCARGGCLASRVASCSCELLTEVDLPRPPETTAAVVTAPHSRAQEAVGESLVHVPLETFLDTLESPGGSGSNNTAEEAAEPEAQAEAELELSDYPWFHGTLSRVKAAQLVLAGGPRNHGLFVIRQSETRPGEYVLTFNFQGKAKHLRLSLNGHGQCHVQHLWFQSVLDMLRHFHTHPIPLESGGSADITLRSYVRAQGPPPDPGPSPSAAPPPPACWSEPAGQHYFSSLAAAACPPASPSEAGGASSSSASSSSAASVPGAPRPPAEGPLSARSRSNSAERLLEAAGGGAEEPPEAGPGEGARGHTRAVENQYSFY, encoded by the exons ATGAATGGTGCCGCCCCGGTCCCGGTCCCGGTCCCGGTGCCAGTCCCGGACTGGCGGCAGTTCTGCGAGCTGCACGCGCAGGCGGCCGCCGTGGACTTCGCGCACAAGTTCTGCCGCTTCCTGCGGGACAACCCAGCCTACGACACGCCCGACGCCGGCGCCTCCTTCTCCCGCCACTTCGCCGCCAACTTCCTGGACGTGTTCAGCGAGGAGGTGCGCCGCGTGCTGGTGGCCGGGCCGGCGCCGCCGCGAGGGGCGGCTGAGCCCGCGGACGCCATGGAGCCCGGGCCCGCGGGGCCCCCGGCGCTCAAGGCCGCGCCCTACGGCCACTCGCGCAGCTCGGAGGACGTGTCGGCGACCGCGGCGGCCAAGGCCCGCGTCCGCAAGGGCTTCTCGCTGCGCAACATGAGCCTGTGCGTGGTGGACGGCGTGCGCGACATGTGGCACCGGCGCGCCTCCCCCGAGCCCGACGCCGCCCCGCGCGCCGCCGAGCCCCCGGCCGAGCCGCGCGACAAGTGGATGCGGCGCCTGCGGCTGTCGCGGACGCTGGCAGCCAAGGTGGAGCTGGTGGACATCCAGCGCGAGGGCGCGCTGCGCTTCATGGTGGCCGACGACGCGGCCTCGGGCCCCGGGGGCGCCGCCCAGTGGCAGAAGTGTCGCCTGCTCCTGCGCAGGGCCGTGGCGGGCGAGCGCTTCCGCCTGGAGTTCTTCGTGCCGCCCAAG GCCTCCAGGCCCAAAGTCAGCATCCCCCTGTCGGCCATCATCGAGGTCCGTACCACCATGCCCCTGGAGATGCCGGAGAAGGACAACACATTCGTGCTCAAG GTGGAGAATGGAGCAGAGTACATCCTGGAGACCATCGACTCCCTGCAGAAGCACTCGTGGGTGGCTGACATCCAGGGCTGCGTAGACCCCGG GGACAGCGAGGAAGACGCGGAGCCGTCCTGTGCCCGGGGAGGCTGTCTGGCCAGCCGCGTGGCCTCCTGCAGCTGTGAGCTCCTGACGGAGG TGGACCTGCCCCGGCCCCCAGAGACAACGGCAGCCGTGGTGACAGCCCCACACAGCCGCGCTCAAGAGGCCGTCGGCGAATCCCTGGTCCACGTCCCGCTGGAGACCTTCCTGGATACCCTGGAGTCCCCAGGCGGCAGCGGCAGCAACAACACAG CAGAGGAGGCAGCAGAGCCAGAGGCCCAGGCCGAGGCTGAGCTGGAGCTCTCCGACTACCCCTGGTTCCATGGGACGCTGTCGCGGGTCAAGGCGGCTCAGCTGGTGCTGGCGGGCGGGCCCCGGAACCATGGCCTCTTCGTGATCCGCCAGAGTGAGACCCGGCCCGGGGAGTATGTGCTGACCTTCAACTTCCAGGGCAAGGCCAAG CACCTACGCCTGTCCTTGAACGGCCACGGGCAGTGCCACGTGCAGCACCTGTGGTTCCAGTCTGTGCTCGACATGCTCCGCCACTTCCACACCCACCCCATCCCGCTGGAGTCCGGGGGCTCTGCCGACATCACCCTACGCAGTTATGTGCGGGCCCAGGGCCCCCCACCCG ACCCGGGACCCTCGCCCAGTgccgcgcccccgccccccgcctgcTGGAGCGAGCCGGCCGGCCAGCACTACTTCTCCAGCCTCGCCGCGGCTGCCTGCCCTCCCGCCTCGCCCTCGGAGGCCGGCGGCGCCTCGTCCTCGTCCGCCTCGTCGTCTTCGGCCGCGTCGGTGCCCGGCGCCCCTCGCCCCCCCGCCGAGGGCCCGCTGAGCGCCCGCAGCCGCAGCAACAGCGCCGAGCGCCTGCTGGAGGCGGCGGGCGGGGGAGCTGAAGAGCCCCCCGAGGCCGGGCCAGGCGAGGGCGCCCGGGGCCACACTCGCGCCGTGGAGAACCAGTACTCCTTCTACTAG
- the SH2B2 gene encoding SH2B adapter protein 2 isoform X8: MNGAAPVPVPVPVPVPDWRQFCELHAQAAAVDFAHKFCRFLRDNPAYDTPDAGASFSRHFAANFLDVFSEEVRRVLVAGPAPPRGAAEPADAMEPGPAGPPALKAAPYGHSRSSEDVSATAAAKARVRKGFSLRNMSLCVVDGVRDMWHRRASPEPDAAPRAAEPPAEPRDKWMRRLRLSRTLAAKVELVDIQREGALRFMVADDAASGPGGAAQWQKCRLLLRRAVAGERFRLEFFVPPKASRPKVSIPLSAIIEVRTTMPLEMPEKDNTFVLKVENGAEYILETIDSLQKHSWVADIQGCVDPGDSEEDAEPSCARGGCLASRVASCSCELLTEVDLPRPPETTAAVVTAPHSRAQEAVGESLVHVPLETFLDTLESPGGSGSNNTEEAAEPEAQAEAELELSDYPWFHGTLSRVKAAQLVLAGGPRNHGLFVIRQSETRPGEYVLTFNFQGKAKHLRLSLNGHGQCHVQHLWFQSVLDMLRHFHTHPIPLESGGSADITLRSYVRAQGPPPDPGPSPSAAPPPPACWSEPAGQHYFSSLAAAACPPASPSEAGGASSSSASSSSAASVPGAPRPPAEGPLSARSRSNSAERLLEAAGGGAEEPPEAGPGEGARGHTRAVENQYSFY, from the exons ATGAATGGTGCCGCCCCGGTCCCGGTCCCGGTCCCGGTGCCAGTCCCGGACTGGCGGCAGTTCTGCGAGCTGCACGCGCAGGCGGCCGCCGTGGACTTCGCGCACAAGTTCTGCCGCTTCCTGCGGGACAACCCAGCCTACGACACGCCCGACGCCGGCGCCTCCTTCTCCCGCCACTTCGCCGCCAACTTCCTGGACGTGTTCAGCGAGGAGGTGCGCCGCGTGCTGGTGGCCGGGCCGGCGCCGCCGCGAGGGGCGGCTGAGCCCGCGGACGCCATGGAGCCCGGGCCCGCGGGGCCCCCGGCGCTCAAGGCCGCGCCCTACGGCCACTCGCGCAGCTCGGAGGACGTGTCGGCGACCGCGGCGGCCAAGGCCCGCGTCCGCAAGGGCTTCTCGCTGCGCAACATGAGCCTGTGCGTGGTGGACGGCGTGCGCGACATGTGGCACCGGCGCGCCTCCCCCGAGCCCGACGCCGCCCCGCGCGCCGCCGAGCCCCCGGCCGAGCCGCGCGACAAGTGGATGCGGCGCCTGCGGCTGTCGCGGACGCTGGCAGCCAAGGTGGAGCTGGTGGACATCCAGCGCGAGGGCGCGCTGCGCTTCATGGTGGCCGACGACGCGGCCTCGGGCCCCGGGGGCGCCGCCCAGTGGCAGAAGTGTCGCCTGCTCCTGCGCAGGGCCGTGGCGGGCGAGCGCTTCCGCCTGGAGTTCTTCGTGCCGCCCAAG GCCTCCAGGCCCAAAGTCAGCATCCCCCTGTCGGCCATCATCGAGGTCCGTACCACCATGCCCCTGGAGATGCCGGAGAAGGACAACACATTCGTGCTCAAG GTGGAGAATGGAGCAGAGTACATCCTGGAGACCATCGACTCCCTGCAGAAGCACTCGTGGGTGGCTGACATCCAGGGCTGCGTAGACCCCGG GGACAGCGAGGAAGACGCGGAGCCGTCCTGTGCCCGGGGAGGCTGTCTGGCCAGCCGCGTGGCCTCCTGCAGCTGTGAGCTCCTGACGGAGG TGGACCTGCCCCGGCCCCCAGAGACAACGGCAGCCGTGGTGACAGCCCCACACAGCCGCGCTCAAGAGGCCGTCGGCGAATCCCTGGTCCACGTCCCGCTGGAGACCTTCCTGGATACCCTGGAGTCCCCAGGCGGCAGCGGCAGCAACAACACAG AGGAGGCAGCAGAGCCAGAGGCCCAGGCCGAGGCTGAGCTGGAGCTCTCCGACTACCCCTGGTTCCATGGGACGCTGTCGCGGGTCAAGGCGGCTCAGCTGGTGCTGGCGGGCGGGCCCCGGAACCATGGCCTCTTCGTGATCCGCCAGAGTGAGACCCGGCCCGGGGAGTATGTGCTGACCTTCAACTTCCAGGGCAAGGCCAAG CACCTACGCCTGTCCTTGAACGGCCACGGGCAGTGCCACGTGCAGCACCTGTGGTTCCAGTCTGTGCTCGACATGCTCCGCCACTTCCACACCCACCCCATCCCGCTGGAGTCCGGGGGCTCTGCCGACATCACCCTACGCAGTTATGTGCGGGCCCAGGGCCCCCCACCCG ACCCGGGACCCTCGCCCAGTgccgcgcccccgccccccgcctgcTGGAGCGAGCCGGCCGGCCAGCACTACTTCTCCAGCCTCGCCGCGGCTGCCTGCCCTCCCGCCTCGCCCTCGGAGGCCGGCGGCGCCTCGTCCTCGTCCGCCTCGTCGTCTTCGGCCGCGTCGGTGCCCGGCGCCCCTCGCCCCCCCGCCGAGGGCCCGCTGAGCGCCCGCAGCCGCAGCAACAGCGCCGAGCGCCTGCTGGAGGCGGCGGGCGGGGGAGCTGAAGAGCCCCCCGAGGCCGGGCCAGGCGAGGGCGCCCGGGGCCACACTCGCGCCGTGGAGAACCAGTACTCCTTCTACTAG
- the SH2B2 gene encoding SH2B adapter protein 2 isoform X6, giving the protein MNGAAPVPVPVPVPVPDWRQFCELHAQAAAVDFAHKFCRFLRDNPAYDTPDAGASFSRHFAANFLDVFSEEVRRVLVAGPAPPRGAAEPADAMEPGPAGPPALKAAPYGHSRSSEDVSATAAAKARVRKGFSLRNMSLCVVDGVRDMWHRRASPEPDAAPRAAEPPAEPRDKWMRRLRLSRTLAAKVELVDIQREGALRFMVADDAASGPGGAAQWQKCRLLLRRAVAGERFRLEFFVPPKASRPKVSIPLSAIIEVRTTMPLEMPEKDNTFVLKVENGAEYILETIDSLQKHSWVADIQGCVDPGDSEEDAEPSCARGGCLASRVASCSCELLTEAVDLPRPPETTAAVVTAPHSRAQEAVGESLVHVPLETFLDTLESPGGSGSNNTEEAAEPEAQAEAELELSDYPWFHGTLSRVKAAQLVLAGGPRNHGLFVIRQSETRPGEYVLTFNFQGKAKHLRLSLNGHGQCHVQHLWFQSVLDMLRHFHTHPIPLESGGSADITLRSYVRAQGPPPDPGPSPSAAPPPPACWSEPAGQHYFSSLAAAACPPASPSEAGGASSSSASSSSAASVPGAPRPPAEGPLSARSRSNSAERLLEAAGGGAEEPPEAGPGEGARGHTRAVENQYSFY; this is encoded by the exons ATGAATGGTGCCGCCCCGGTCCCGGTCCCGGTCCCGGTGCCAGTCCCGGACTGGCGGCAGTTCTGCGAGCTGCACGCGCAGGCGGCCGCCGTGGACTTCGCGCACAAGTTCTGCCGCTTCCTGCGGGACAACCCAGCCTACGACACGCCCGACGCCGGCGCCTCCTTCTCCCGCCACTTCGCCGCCAACTTCCTGGACGTGTTCAGCGAGGAGGTGCGCCGCGTGCTGGTGGCCGGGCCGGCGCCGCCGCGAGGGGCGGCTGAGCCCGCGGACGCCATGGAGCCCGGGCCCGCGGGGCCCCCGGCGCTCAAGGCCGCGCCCTACGGCCACTCGCGCAGCTCGGAGGACGTGTCGGCGACCGCGGCGGCCAAGGCCCGCGTCCGCAAGGGCTTCTCGCTGCGCAACATGAGCCTGTGCGTGGTGGACGGCGTGCGCGACATGTGGCACCGGCGCGCCTCCCCCGAGCCCGACGCCGCCCCGCGCGCCGCCGAGCCCCCGGCCGAGCCGCGCGACAAGTGGATGCGGCGCCTGCGGCTGTCGCGGACGCTGGCAGCCAAGGTGGAGCTGGTGGACATCCAGCGCGAGGGCGCGCTGCGCTTCATGGTGGCCGACGACGCGGCCTCGGGCCCCGGGGGCGCCGCCCAGTGGCAGAAGTGTCGCCTGCTCCTGCGCAGGGCCGTGGCGGGCGAGCGCTTCCGCCTGGAGTTCTTCGTGCCGCCCAAG GCCTCCAGGCCCAAAGTCAGCATCCCCCTGTCGGCCATCATCGAGGTCCGTACCACCATGCCCCTGGAGATGCCGGAGAAGGACAACACATTCGTGCTCAAG GTGGAGAATGGAGCAGAGTACATCCTGGAGACCATCGACTCCCTGCAGAAGCACTCGTGGGTGGCTGACATCCAGGGCTGCGTAGACCCCGG GGACAGCGAGGAAGACGCGGAGCCGTCCTGTGCCCGGGGAGGCTGTCTGGCCAGCCGCGTGGCCTCCTGCAGCTGTGAGCTCCTGACGGAGG CAGTGGACCTGCCCCGGCCCCCAGAGACAACGGCAGCCGTGGTGACAGCCCCACACAGCCGCGCTCAAGAGGCCGTCGGCGAATCCCTGGTCCACGTCCCGCTGGAGACCTTCCTGGATACCCTGGAGTCCCCAGGCGGCAGCGGCAGCAACAACACAG AGGAGGCAGCAGAGCCAGAGGCCCAGGCCGAGGCTGAGCTGGAGCTCTCCGACTACCCCTGGTTCCATGGGACGCTGTCGCGGGTCAAGGCGGCTCAGCTGGTGCTGGCGGGCGGGCCCCGGAACCATGGCCTCTTCGTGATCCGCCAGAGTGAGACCCGGCCCGGGGAGTATGTGCTGACCTTCAACTTCCAGGGCAAGGCCAAG CACCTACGCCTGTCCTTGAACGGCCACGGGCAGTGCCACGTGCAGCACCTGTGGTTCCAGTCTGTGCTCGACATGCTCCGCCACTTCCACACCCACCCCATCCCGCTGGAGTCCGGGGGCTCTGCCGACATCACCCTACGCAGTTATGTGCGGGCCCAGGGCCCCCCACCCG ACCCGGGACCCTCGCCCAGTgccgcgcccccgccccccgcctgcTGGAGCGAGCCGGCCGGCCAGCACTACTTCTCCAGCCTCGCCGCGGCTGCCTGCCCTCCCGCCTCGCCCTCGGAGGCCGGCGGCGCCTCGTCCTCGTCCGCCTCGTCGTCTTCGGCCGCGTCGGTGCCCGGCGCCCCTCGCCCCCCCGCCGAGGGCCCGCTGAGCGCCCGCAGCCGCAGCAACAGCGCCGAGCGCCTGCTGGAGGCGGCGGGCGGGGGAGCTGAAGAGCCCCCCGAGGCCGGGCCAGGCGAGGGCGCCCGGGGCCACACTCGCGCCGTGGAGAACCAGTACTCCTTCTACTAG
- the SH2B2 gene encoding SH2B adapter protein 2 isoform X5: protein MNGAAPVPVPVPVPVPDWRQFCELHAQAAAVDFAHKFCRFLRDNPAYDTPDAGASFSRHFAANFLDVFSEEVRRVLVAGPAPPRGAAEPADAMEPGPAGPPALKAAPYGHSRSSEDVSATAAAKARVRKGFSLRNMSLCVVDGVRDMWHRRASPEPDAAPRAAEPPAEPRDKWMRRLRLSRTLAAKVELVDIQREGALRFMVADDAASGPGGAAQWQKCRLLLRRAVAGERFRLEFFVPPKASRPKVSIPLSAIIEVRTTMPLEMPEKDNTFVLKVENGAEYILETIDSLQKHSWVADIQGCVDPGDSEEDAEPSCARGGCLASRVASCSCELLTEAVDLPRPPETTAAVVTAPHSRAQEAVGESLVHVPLETFLDTLESPGGSGSNNTAEEAAEPEAQAEAELELSDYPWFHGTLSRVKAAQLVLAGGPRNHGLFVIRQSETRPGEYVLTFNFQGKAKHLRLSLNGHGQCHVQHLWFQSVLDMLRHFHTHPIPLESGGSADITLRSYVRAQGPPPDPGPSPSAAPPPPACWSEPAGQHYFSSLAAAACPPASPSEAGGASSSSASSSSAASVPGAPRPPAEGPLSARSRSNSAERLLEAAGGGAEEPPEAGPGEGARGHTRAVENQYSFY from the exons ATGAATGGTGCCGCCCCGGTCCCGGTCCCGGTCCCGGTGCCAGTCCCGGACTGGCGGCAGTTCTGCGAGCTGCACGCGCAGGCGGCCGCCGTGGACTTCGCGCACAAGTTCTGCCGCTTCCTGCGGGACAACCCAGCCTACGACACGCCCGACGCCGGCGCCTCCTTCTCCCGCCACTTCGCCGCCAACTTCCTGGACGTGTTCAGCGAGGAGGTGCGCCGCGTGCTGGTGGCCGGGCCGGCGCCGCCGCGAGGGGCGGCTGAGCCCGCGGACGCCATGGAGCCCGGGCCCGCGGGGCCCCCGGCGCTCAAGGCCGCGCCCTACGGCCACTCGCGCAGCTCGGAGGACGTGTCGGCGACCGCGGCGGCCAAGGCCCGCGTCCGCAAGGGCTTCTCGCTGCGCAACATGAGCCTGTGCGTGGTGGACGGCGTGCGCGACATGTGGCACCGGCGCGCCTCCCCCGAGCCCGACGCCGCCCCGCGCGCCGCCGAGCCCCCGGCCGAGCCGCGCGACAAGTGGATGCGGCGCCTGCGGCTGTCGCGGACGCTGGCAGCCAAGGTGGAGCTGGTGGACATCCAGCGCGAGGGCGCGCTGCGCTTCATGGTGGCCGACGACGCGGCCTCGGGCCCCGGGGGCGCCGCCCAGTGGCAGAAGTGTCGCCTGCTCCTGCGCAGGGCCGTGGCGGGCGAGCGCTTCCGCCTGGAGTTCTTCGTGCCGCCCAAG GCCTCCAGGCCCAAAGTCAGCATCCCCCTGTCGGCCATCATCGAGGTCCGTACCACCATGCCCCTGGAGATGCCGGAGAAGGACAACACATTCGTGCTCAAG GTGGAGAATGGAGCAGAGTACATCCTGGAGACCATCGACTCCCTGCAGAAGCACTCGTGGGTGGCTGACATCCAGGGCTGCGTAGACCCCGG GGACAGCGAGGAAGACGCGGAGCCGTCCTGTGCCCGGGGAGGCTGTCTGGCCAGCCGCGTGGCCTCCTGCAGCTGTGAGCTCCTGACGGAGG CAGTGGACCTGCCCCGGCCCCCAGAGACAACGGCAGCCGTGGTGACAGCCCCACACAGCCGCGCTCAAGAGGCCGTCGGCGAATCCCTGGTCCACGTCCCGCTGGAGACCTTCCTGGATACCCTGGAGTCCCCAGGCGGCAGCGGCAGCAACAACACAG CAGAGGAGGCAGCAGAGCCAGAGGCCCAGGCCGAGGCTGAGCTGGAGCTCTCCGACTACCCCTGGTTCCATGGGACGCTGTCGCGGGTCAAGGCGGCTCAGCTGGTGCTGGCGGGCGGGCCCCGGAACCATGGCCTCTTCGTGATCCGCCAGAGTGAGACCCGGCCCGGGGAGTATGTGCTGACCTTCAACTTCCAGGGCAAGGCCAAG CACCTACGCCTGTCCTTGAACGGCCACGGGCAGTGCCACGTGCAGCACCTGTGGTTCCAGTCTGTGCTCGACATGCTCCGCCACTTCCACACCCACCCCATCCCGCTGGAGTCCGGGGGCTCTGCCGACATCACCCTACGCAGTTATGTGCGGGCCCAGGGCCCCCCACCCG ACCCGGGACCCTCGCCCAGTgccgcgcccccgccccccgcctgcTGGAGCGAGCCGGCCGGCCAGCACTACTTCTCCAGCCTCGCCGCGGCTGCCTGCCCTCCCGCCTCGCCCTCGGAGGCCGGCGGCGCCTCGTCCTCGTCCGCCTCGTCGTCTTCGGCCGCGTCGGTGCCCGGCGCCCCTCGCCCCCCCGCCGAGGGCCCGCTGAGCGCCCGCAGCCGCAGCAACAGCGCCGAGCGCCTGCTGGAGGCGGCGGGCGGGGGAGCTGAAGAGCCCCCCGAGGCCGGGCCAGGCGAGGGCGCCCGGGGCCACACTCGCGCCGTGGAGAACCAGTACTCCTTCTACTAG